A region of Vigna radiata var. radiata cultivar VC1973A chromosome 6, Vradiata_ver6, whole genome shotgun sequence DNA encodes the following proteins:
- the LOC106763321 gene encoding LOB domain-containing protein 33, whose amino-acid sequence MTGFGSSCGACKFLRRKCTSDCVFAPYFSYDQASSHFAAVHKIYGASNVSKLLSHLPIQNRRDAAITISYEALARMHDPIYGCVAHIYALQQQVVNLQEEIDALGSMVANSTVSVVNSGTVQAPMYSDNGIPYDTLQHDAMRTQYFQNNLANFLSEDGNARALQSFESQMNIELPNAHVEEPSFGDSNSNPLEQFLSGIDQEVFVNHPWFKHNADIKG is encoded by the exons ATGACAGGGTTTGGCTCATCGTGTGGAGCATGCAAGTTCCTGAGGAGAAAATGCACCAGTGATTGTGTATTTGCTCCTTATTTCTCCTACGACCAAGCTTCATCCCATTTTGCAGCAGTGCATAAGATTTATGGAGCCAGTAACGTCTCCAAGCTACTCTCACATCTTCCAATCCAGAATAGAAGAGATGCTGCCATCACCATATCTTACGAAGCCTTGGCTCGCATGCATGATCCTATTTATGGCTGTGTTGCTCATATCTATGCATTGCAGCAACAG GTTGTGAACTTGCAAGAGGAGATAGATGCTCTTGGAAGCATGGTGGCAAACTCCACAGTTAGTGTTGTAAATTCTGGCACTGTCCAAGCACCAATGTACTCAGACAACGGAATACCTTATGATACTTTGCAGCATGATGCTATGAGGACAcagtattttcaaaataatctaGCAAACTTTCTTTCAGAAGATGGAAATGCCAGAGCCTTGCAAAGTTTTGAGTCACAGATGAATATAGAGCTTCCTAATGCACACGTGGAAGAACCTTCCTTTGGTGATTCCAACTCCAATCCGTTAGAACAGTTCCTATCTGGAATTGACCAAGAGGTGTTCGTGAATCATCCATGGTTCAAGCATAATGCAGACATAAAGGGCTAG